ACTGCAGCAGGGCTGGCATTCAGTTACCTAGAAAGTCACAACCCTGTCATTCACCTGGTGGCTCCCCCAGAATTGAGGATGCAGTAGATGTGGCAGGAGAGGGGAGCCCTGGAGGGTCTGCAGGGGGTTAAGGCTACCACCCACTTTATGATGATTGAAAGGCAGCGGGCTTAGAGAGGTGCTGTGCTGGTGGGAATATACgtctaccccaggggtcacactgcctaccccaggggtcacacagcctACGtaggggtcacacagctaccccaggggtcacactgcctaccccaggggtcacacagctaccccaggggtcacacagctaccccaggggtcacactgcctactccaggggtcacactgcctactccaggggtcacacagctaccccaggggtcacacagctaccccaggggtcacactgcctaccccaggggtcacacagctaccccaggggtcacactgcctactccaggggtcacactgcctaccccaggggtcacacagctaccccaggggtcacacagctaccccaggggtcacacagctacccaAGGGGACACACTGCCTActccaggggtcacacagctaccccaggggtcacacagctaccccaggAGTCACACTGCCTACTCCAGGGGTCACACagcctaccccaggggtcacacagctacccaAGGGGAcacacagctaccccaggggtcacactgcctaccccaggggtcacactgcctaccccaggggtcacacagctaccccaggagtcacactgcctaccccaggggtcacactgcctaccccaggggtcacactgcctggCCCCAGAGGTTCCCGTCATCTCCCAGGATCCAGGCCAGAAAAGGCCCCTGCCTCCGAGCTGGCACCTCGTCCTTAGCGTTTCTTCAGATCTAGAAGGTCTCTTCAGTCTCATGTGAGTGGTCACCCAGAGTGGGGATGCCTTGGTTCCTTCCCCAGCTAGGCGCAGACAGAGTTGAGgctgcccagtgtgtgtgtgtgtatgtgtgtgtgtgttgtaataagagcggcagggctgcgtccccggtacgcagccgcccacatggctagctttatgccccgaaataattacatggaaactgtattattttaatcatggcctggcccattagttccagcctcttattggctagctcttacatattgatctaacccatttttaatattttgtgtagtaccacgagctggcttaccaggaaagatcttaacctgcgtctgtctggagtgggagaatcatggcgactccttactcggcttctttttcccagcattctgtctgtttattccacccacctaagggctggtctataaatgggccaaggcaatttctttattatttaaccaatgaccttcctccatcatgtgtgtgtgtgtatgttgggggttggggggggggcgcCTGGGACAAGATCCTGTGTCCAGCGGTGGGGCTTGAATTTATTAAGGCTTTTAAAGAAGTCATACGGTtttcattatgtatttattttgtgtgcaagcACATGTTCCACGGTAGTTGTGTGGGTCGGGGGAACTTGTGAGaatccttctctgcttccacgCGTGGCCCTGACTGCAGGTGTCTCTAGCCCCGGCgctgtctctctggccctggCTTTAACATGCAGGACTGCTAGGATCGTGGCTGTGGGATTCAGCTGTGATAGGTGGGGTTCCTGCCACGGCTTGTAGGCGGCTGAGGACCCagctctcccccctctccctctgtaGCCAGCAGAAGACTGAGCTGCCAATCACAGAGAATGTGCAAACCATTCCGCCCCTCTACGTCGTGCgcaccatcctggtctacagccGCCCTCCCTGCCAGCCCCAGTTCTCCCTGACTGAGCCCATGAAGGTAAgcctggagggaagggagggcagtgGTTAGACACCAAAGGGGACCTCCCGGGACCACAGGCTGGAGTGCACCCCATCCTGGTCTCATTCACTGCAGAAGATGCTCCAGTGTCCCTACTTCTTCTTCGACATCGTCTGCATCCACAATGGCACCGAGGAGAAGGAAGACGAGAGGAGGTGGAAGGTGAGAGAGACATCACAGTGGAGTCTGACCTGGACCTGCCCCGGCAGTCATTTAACAGCTGCTCCCTACA
The sequence above is a segment of the Chionomys nivalis chromosome 20, mChiNiv1.1, whole genome shotgun sequence genome. Coding sequences within it:
- the LOC130863127 gene encoding BRISC and BRCA1-A complex member 1-like, coding for MQPQGSHSYPRGHTAYSRGHTATPGVTQLPQESHCLLQGSHSLPQGSHSYPRGHTATPGVTLPTPGVTLPTPGVTQLPQESHCLPQGSHCLPQGSHCLAPEVPVISQDPGQKRPLPPSWHLVLSVSSDLEGLFSLIQQKTELPITENVQTIPPLYVVRTILVYSRPPCQPQFSLTEPMKKMLQCPYFFFDIVCIHNGTEEKEDERRWKDVFSFMGSLDTKGTSYKYEVALAGPALELHNCMAKLLAHPLQRPCQTHASYSLLEDEEAGEGEATV